One genomic segment of Flexivirga aerilata includes these proteins:
- a CDS encoding YebC/PmpR family DNA-binding transcriptional regulator, with protein MSGHSKWATTKHKKAAIDAKRGKLFAKLIKNIEVAARSGGGDPAGNPTLFDAIQKAKKSSVPNDNIDRAVKRGSGAESGGADYQALTYEGYAPGGVALLIECLTDNKNRAVAEVRTALSKNGGSMGESGSVAFMFNRKGVVIVPKKQPSGEATEDGLLEIVLDSGAEEVNDLGESFEVVSEATDLVAVRESLQAAGVDYDSADSSWLPSVEVPLDKDGAKKMFRIIEALEDSDDVQNVYANGDVSDAVLAELDNED; from the coding sequence ATGAGCGGTCACTCCAAGTGGGCGACAACCAAGCACAAGAAGGCAGCGATCGACGCGAAGCGTGGCAAGCTCTTCGCCAAGCTGATCAAGAACATCGAGGTCGCGGCCCGCTCCGGCGGCGGCGACCCGGCGGGCAACCCGACGCTGTTCGACGCCATCCAGAAGGCCAAGAAGTCGAGTGTCCCCAACGACAACATCGACCGCGCGGTCAAGCGTGGCTCCGGCGCGGAGTCCGGTGGCGCCGACTACCAGGCGCTGACCTACGAGGGCTACGCGCCCGGCGGGGTCGCGCTGCTCATCGAGTGCCTCACCGACAACAAGAACCGCGCCGTCGCCGAGGTGCGCACCGCGCTGTCCAAGAACGGCGGGTCGATGGGCGAATCCGGCTCCGTCGCCTTCATGTTCAACCGCAAGGGCGTCGTCATCGTGCCCAAGAAGCAGCCGAGCGGCGAGGCGACCGAGGACGGCCTGCTCGAGATCGTGCTCGACTCCGGCGCCGAGGAGGTCAACGACCTCGGCGAGTCCTTCGAGGTGGTCTCGGAGGCGACCGACCTGGTCGCGGTGCGTGAATCGCTGCAGGCGGCCGGCGTCGACTACGACTCCGCCGACTCCTCCTGGCTGCCGAGCGTCGAGGTGCCGCTGGACAAGGACGGCGCCAAGAAGATGTTCCGCATCATCGAGGCGCTCGAGGACAGCGACGACGTGCAGAACGTCTACGCCAACGGCGACGTCTCCGACGCGGTCCTCGCCGAGCTCGACAACGAGGACTGA
- the ruvC gene encoding crossover junction endodeoxyribonuclease RuvC, producing the protein MRVLGVDPGLTRCGLGVVEGGIGKPLRMIAVGVVRTPVTDDPAERLLSLQTEIDEWMERHEPESVAVERVFAKANIKGIMGTAQASAIPMLAAARRGLPLALHTPSEVKASVTGNGRADKAQVTAMVTRILRLQTAPKPADAADALAIAICQVWRGGAQDRIAAAVARQQTALQAARR; encoded by the coding sequence ATGCGCGTGCTCGGAGTCGACCCCGGCCTGACCCGGTGCGGGTTGGGCGTTGTCGAAGGCGGGATCGGCAAGCCGCTGCGCATGATCGCGGTCGGTGTCGTGCGCACGCCGGTCACCGACGACCCGGCCGAGCGGCTGCTCAGCCTGCAGACCGAGATCGACGAGTGGATGGAGCGGCACGAGCCCGAGTCCGTCGCGGTCGAGCGGGTCTTCGCCAAGGCCAACATCAAGGGGATCATGGGCACCGCGCAGGCCTCCGCCATACCCATGCTCGCGGCTGCGCGGCGCGGGCTGCCGCTCGCGCTGCACACACCGAGTGAGGTCAAGGCATCGGTGACCGGCAACGGTCGCGCCGACAAGGCCCAGGTCACCGCGATGGTCACCCGCATCCTGCGACTGCAGACCGCGCCCAAACCGGCCGACGCGGCCGACGCGCTCGCGATCGCCATCTGCCAGGTATGGCGCGGCGGCGCGCAGGACCGGATCGCCGCCGCCGTGGCCCGGCAGCAGACGGCACTCCAGGCGGCCCGCCGATGA
- the ruvA gene encoding Holliday junction branch migration protein RuvA: MIANLRGPVLHVGLDQVVVDVGGVGYLVHTTPATAAALRTGQEADLSTSLVVREDALTLYGFGGTDERDLFELVQTVSGVGPRIALAMLAVAAPDEIRSAIAEGDIPRLVKTPGVGKKGAERIVLELKDKVGPVVASSAPEAPAAPASTQHGQVSEALVGLGWSAKQADDAVAKVAAADPELTEVSALLKAALRELGR; this comes from the coding sequence ATGATCGCCAACCTGCGCGGCCCGGTGCTGCACGTCGGCCTCGACCAGGTCGTCGTCGACGTCGGGGGAGTGGGCTACCTGGTGCACACCACGCCCGCCACCGCGGCCGCCCTGCGCACCGGCCAGGAGGCGGACCTGTCGACCAGCCTGGTGGTGCGCGAGGACGCGCTGACGCTCTACGGCTTCGGCGGCACCGACGAGCGTGACCTCTTCGAGCTGGTGCAGACCGTCAGCGGCGTCGGCCCGCGAATTGCCTTGGCAATGCTCGCTGTTGCCGCCCCCGACGAGATCAGGTCGGCGATCGCCGAGGGCGACATCCCGCGGCTGGTCAAGACGCCTGGCGTCGGCAAGAAGGGCGCCGAGCGCATCGTGCTCGAACTCAAGGACAAGGTCGGGCCCGTCGTCGCCTCGAGCGCGCCCGAGGCACCGGCCGCGCCGGCCTCGACCCAGCACGGACAGGTCAGCGAGGCGCTCGTCGGTCTCGGCTGGTCGGCCAAACAGGCCGACGACGCGGTCGCCAAGGTCGCCGCCGCCGACCCGGAGCTCACCGAGGTGTCCGCGCTGCTCAAGGCCGCGCTGCGCGAGCTGGGGCGCTGA
- the ruvB gene encoding Holliday junction branch migration DNA helicase RuvB: MTDGYDDESYDATARIVDPGGDEEERRIEAALRPKKLADFPGQPRVRDQLGLVLEAARRRQKPPDHVLLSGPPGLGKTSLAMIIAAELEQPIRITSGPAIQHAGDLAAILSSLAEGEVLFLDEIHRMARPAEEMLYLAMEDFRVDVIVGKGPGATAIPLELPPFTVVGATTRAGLLPAPLRDRFGFTGHLDFYDPADLAQIVTRNAGLLGIETTPQGVDEIAGRSRGTPRIANRLLRRVRDYAQVHGAGVLDRGAARAALDLFDVDEQGLDRLDRAVLEALCRRFGGGPVGLSTLAVAVGEEPDTVETVSEPYLVREGYLVRTPRGRAASAAAWAHLGLTPPPDTTGMPQLPIDEGGGRFGD, translated from the coding sequence GTGACCGACGGCTACGACGACGAGTCCTACGATGCGACCGCGCGCATCGTCGACCCCGGCGGGGACGAGGAGGAGCGCCGCATCGAGGCCGCGCTGCGGCCCAAGAAGCTGGCCGACTTCCCTGGGCAGCCACGGGTGCGCGACCAGCTCGGGCTGGTGCTCGAGGCCGCCCGGCGCCGCCAGAAGCCGCCGGACCACGTGCTGCTCTCCGGGCCGCCCGGTCTCGGCAAGACCTCGCTGGCGATGATCATCGCCGCCGAGCTGGAGCAGCCGATCCGCATCACCAGCGGTCCCGCCATCCAGCACGCCGGCGACCTGGCCGCGATCCTGTCGTCGCTCGCCGAGGGCGAGGTGCTCTTCCTCGACGAGATCCACCGGATGGCGCGGCCCGCGGAGGAGATGCTCTACCTGGCGATGGAGGACTTCCGCGTCGACGTGATCGTCGGCAAGGGACCGGGGGCCACCGCCATACCTCTCGAACTGCCACCGTTCACCGTGGTCGGCGCGACCACCCGGGCCGGTCTGCTGCCGGCGCCGCTGCGCGACCGGTTCGGCTTCACCGGGCACCTGGACTTCTACGACCCGGCCGACCTCGCGCAGATCGTCACCCGCAATGCCGGGCTGCTCGGCATCGAGACCACTCCGCAGGGGGTGGACGAGATCGCCGGTCGTTCGCGCGGCACGCCCCGCATCGCCAACCGGCTGCTGCGCCGGGTGCGCGACTACGCCCAGGTGCACGGGGCGGGCGTGCTCGATCGGGGCGCCGCACGAGCCGCGCTCGATCTCTTCGACGTCGACGAGCAGGGGCTGGACCGGCTCGACCGGGCCGTGCTGGAGGCGCTGTGCCGTCGGTTTGGCGGCGGGCCGGTGGGCCTGTCGACGCTCGCGGTCGCGGTCGGCGAGGAGCCGGACACCGTCGAAACCGTCTCCGAGCCCTACCTGGTGCGCGAGGGCTACCTTGTGCGCACCCCGCGCGGCCGCGCCGCGTCGGCCGCCGCCTGGGCACACCTCGGACTCACCCCGCCACCCGACACAACGGGTATGCCGCAGCTTCCGATCGACGAGGGCGGTGGTCGCTTCGGCGACTGA
- the yajC gene encoding preprotein translocase subunit YajC, with translation MGTLLFLIPLVLLAWLFWQQRRRQQQMAKAQSEITIGSEVSTTSGLLGTLVAMDDEIGTIEVSPGVQLRFDRRAIVPRTQLRPGATGAAVTTEPVEDQPAAGQGTTDLSKTNPSKPDPSKPDLSKPEASPSEPDRRDDNPETKA, from the coding sequence ATGGGCACCCTGCTCTTCCTCATACCTCTCGTGCTGCTCGCGTGGCTCTTCTGGCAGCAACGCCGCCGGCAGCAGCAGATGGCGAAGGCCCAGTCCGAGATCACGATCGGCAGCGAGGTGAGCACCACCTCCGGCCTGCTCGGCACCCTCGTGGCGATGGACGACGAGATCGGCACGATCGAGGTGTCCCCGGGCGTGCAGCTGCGCTTCGACCGCCGCGCGATCGTGCCCCGCACCCAGTTGCGGCCCGGTGCCACCGGCGCCGCTGTCACGACGGAGCCGGTGGAGGACCAGCCGGCGGCAGGTCAGGGCACGACCGACCTGAGCAAGACCAACCCGAGCAAGCCCGACCCGAGCAAGCCCGACCTGAGCAAGCCGGAGGCGTCGCCGAGCGAGCCGGACCGGCGCGACGACAACCCCGAGACGAAGGCGTAA
- the secD gene encoding protein translocase subunit SecD → MATRARRSPGGSPRRILVILLLLVIALFAGIAGTTAWASPKGKWTPLLGLDLEGGRQITLQPIVGKDQQVNKGQVNQAVDIIRNRVNGNGVSEAQVSTLGSNLIVVSLPGNPSEETLNSLAQSSQLAFRAVITSEPVQQPAPAPSPSGSATPSGSATPSGSATPSGSATRSGSQSAAPSGSASSGANDVLPQAFKAETNSPSPSATPSGSASAKPSASPSGSATPTPPVQRQLPGAGQQPTSASDTAWASKTVDDVWVTNNLVPSGTTYQQLYEKFPCTAAAAKGGPSLEQWREVAARAPLDQPDVMCSQDGAQKYLMGPSEVSGRELTNATYGQTTNQQGQQTGQVAVNLSFNDKGKSTFADVTKRLMTFQQNTPQNTFAITVDGQVISSPSVNSPITDGNAQITGSFTNATAKTLANQLKFGALPFSFKELTSSQVSPEVGSDQLQKALIAGLIGLALVVVYSLLQYRALGFVTVLSLIVAGVLSYGLVTLLGTTSGFRLTMAGVTGLIVSIGITADSFIVYFERVRDEVRSGRPLRAAVETGWNRARRTIIISDAVNFLASAVLYVLSEDNVKAFAFTLGLSTIVDLVVVMMFTHPVLTLLARTTFFGGGHKWSGFDPDRLGARGVTYAGRGRVTIADRKAAAGTAAAQGGNA, encoded by the coding sequence GTGGCAACCCGAGCACGTCGTTCCCCGGGCGGGTCACCGCGCCGGATCCTGGTCATCCTGCTGTTGCTGGTGATCGCGCTGTTCGCCGGGATAGCCGGCACCACCGCCTGGGCCTCACCGAAGGGCAAGTGGACCCCGCTGCTCGGCCTCGACCTCGAGGGCGGCCGGCAGATCACCCTGCAGCCGATCGTCGGCAAGGATCAGCAGGTCAACAAGGGTCAGGTCAACCAGGCCGTCGACATCATCCGCAACCGGGTCAACGGCAACGGCGTCTCCGAGGCGCAGGTCAGCACCCTCGGCAGCAACCTGATCGTCGTCTCGCTGCCGGGCAACCCGAGCGAAGAGACACTCAACTCCCTCGCGCAGTCCTCGCAGCTGGCGTTCCGCGCGGTCATCACCTCCGAGCCCGTGCAGCAGCCGGCGCCGGCCCCGAGCCCGTCCGGGAGCGCCACGCCCTCGGGCAGCGCGACCCCGTCCGGCAGTGCCACGCCGTCCGGCAGCGCGACCCGCTCCGGCAGCCAGAGCGCCGCGCCCTCGGGCTCGGCGTCCTCCGGCGCCAACGACGTGCTCCCGCAGGCTTTCAAGGCCGAGACCAACTCGCCGTCGCCGAGCGCGACGCCGAGCGGCTCGGCGTCGGCCAAGCCGTCTGCCTCGCCCAGTGGTTCGGCCACCCCGACGCCGCCGGTGCAGCGCCAGCTGCCCGGGGCCGGTCAGCAGCCGACGTCGGCCAGCGACACCGCCTGGGCCAGCAAGACCGTTGACGACGTCTGGGTCACCAACAACCTGGTGCCGTCCGGCACGACCTACCAGCAGCTCTACGAGAAGTTCCCGTGCACGGCGGCGGCCGCCAAGGGTGGCCCGAGCCTGGAGCAGTGGCGCGAGGTCGCGGCCCGGGCTCCACTGGACCAGCCGGATGTCATGTGCTCCCAGGACGGTGCCCAGAAGTACCTGATGGGTCCGTCGGAGGTGTCCGGTCGGGAGCTGACCAACGCGACCTACGGCCAGACCACCAACCAGCAGGGTCAGCAGACCGGCCAGGTCGCGGTCAACCTGAGCTTCAACGACAAGGGCAAGAGCACCTTCGCCGACGTCACCAAGCGGCTGATGACCTTCCAGCAGAACACGCCGCAGAACACCTTCGCGATCACCGTCGACGGTCAGGTCATCTCCAGCCCGAGCGTGAACTCGCCGATCACCGACGGCAACGCGCAGATCACCGGCAGCTTCACCAACGCCACCGCCAAGACACTCGCCAACCAGCTGAAGTTCGGCGCCCTGCCGTTCTCGTTCAAGGAGCTGACCTCCAGCCAGGTCAGCCCCGAGGTCGGCAGTGACCAGTTGCAGAAGGCGCTCATCGCCGGGCTCATCGGTCTCGCGCTCGTGGTGGTCTACTCACTGCTGCAATACCGCGCACTCGGCTTCGTCACGGTGCTGTCGCTGATTGTCGCGGGCGTGCTCAGTTACGGCCTGGTCACCCTGCTCGGCACGACCAGCGGCTTCCGGCTCACGATGGCCGGCGTCACCGGCCTGATCGTGTCGATCGGCATCACCGCCGACAGCTTCATCGTCTACTTCGAACGCGTCCGCGACGAGGTCAGATCCGGCAGACCGCTGCGCGCCGCGGTCGAGACCGGTTGGAACCGCGCCCGGCGCACGATCATCATCTCGGACGCGGTCAACTTCCTCGCCTCCGCCGTGCTCTACGTGCTCAGCGAGGACAACGTGAAGGCGTTCGCCTTCACCCTCGGCCTGTCGACAATCGTCGACCTCGTGGTCGTCATGATGTTCACCCACCCGGTGCTCACCCTGCTGGCCCGCACCACGTTCTTCGGCGGCGGCCACAAGTGGTCCGGCTTCGACCCGGATCGCCTCGGCGCCCGTGGTGTGACGTATGCCGGGCGCGGCCGCGTCACCATCGCCGACCGGAAGGCGGCGGCCGGCACGGCCGCCGCTCAGGGAGGAAACGCCTGA
- the secF gene encoding protein translocase subunit SecF, with protein MPSFAQFGNDLYTGRRQIDFIGRRRTWYLITAVLLVIAAVGLFGRGLNFSLEFEGGSQVQVAKVSNTSNFDARAHDAIRSAVGNADNLQVTKAGPSTIKVETKKLGNGSSADTDKVATALAKEFNTKDSDVTTQFIGPSWGDTVTKKAIQALIVFLLLLALLLAIYFRTWTMAAAALVALVHDLFFTVGIYALTGIEISPATMIGFLTILGYSIYDTVVVFDKVRENTDEAIKTGNRTYAQAANYAVNQTLVRSINTSVVALLPITAILVVGIFLLGPGTLLDLALALFFGIAVGTYSSIFIATPLLVSLRHRESSIKELDKRAHAFQSSQASVLEKSGTTEHTPGESASGVVEPERAKAAAAALATKTRRREIHPLAKRDED; from the coding sequence ATGCCCAGCTTCGCCCAGTTCGGTAACGACCTCTACACCGGTCGCCGGCAGATCGACTTCATCGGCCGGCGCCGCACCTGGTACCTCATCACCGCCGTGCTGCTGGTCATCGCCGCCGTCGGGCTCTTCGGCCGCGGGCTCAACTTCAGCCTGGAGTTCGAGGGCGGCTCGCAGGTGCAGGTCGCCAAGGTGAGCAACACCAGCAACTTCGACGCGCGTGCGCACGACGCCATACGCAGCGCCGTCGGCAACGCCGACAACCTGCAGGTGACCAAGGCCGGCCCGAGCACGATCAAGGTCGAGACCAAGAAGCTCGGCAACGGCTCGTCGGCCGACACCGACAAGGTGGCGACCGCGCTCGCCAAGGAGTTCAACACCAAGGACTCCGACGTCACCACGCAGTTCATCGGGCCGTCGTGGGGTGACACCGTCACCAAGAAGGCCATCCAGGCGCTGATCGTCTTCCTGCTGCTGCTCGCGCTGTTGCTCGCGATCTACTTCCGCACCTGGACGATGGCGGCGGCCGCGCTGGTCGCGCTGGTGCACGACCTGTTCTTCACCGTCGGCATCTACGCGCTCACCGGCATCGAGATCTCGCCGGCGACGATGATCGGCTTCCTCACCATCCTCGGCTACTCGATCTACGACACCGTCGTGGTGTTCGACAAGGTCCGCGAGAACACCGACGAGGCGATCAAGACCGGCAACCGCACCTACGCCCAGGCGGCCAACTACGCGGTCAACCAGACGCTGGTGCGGTCGATCAACACCTCGGTGGTGGCGCTGCTGCCGATCACCGCGATCCTGGTCGTCGGCATCTTCCTGCTCGGCCCGGGGACGCTGCTCGACCTGGCGCTGGCGCTGTTCTTCGGCATCGCGGTCGGCACCTACTCCTCGATCTTCATCGCGACCCCGCTGCTGGTGTCGCTGCGGCACCGTGAGTCGTCGATCAAGGAGCTGGACAAGCGGGCGCACGCCTTCCAGTCCAGCCAGGCGAGCGTGCTGGAGAAGTCCGGCACGACCGAGCACACCCCCGGCGAATCCGCTTCCGGCGTGGTCGAACCCGAGCGTGCGAAGGCCGCGGCCGCCGCGCTGGCGACCAAGACCCGGCGCCGGGAGATCCACCCGCTCGCCAAACGCGACGAGGACTGA
- a CDS encoding adenine phosphoribosyltransferase translates to MATAAEVLGTHTREVPDFPTPGVVFKDLSPLFRDPEAFATVLADIGDRWRGKVDVVAGIEARGFIIGAPLAQAMGVGFVPIRKAGKLPGETHTRSYDLEYGEATIEVAADAFVPGCTVLLVDDVLATGGTAAAAAELIERAGARVTALEVLLELSFLHGRERLPGRELHAIQVD, encoded by the coding sequence GTGGCCACAGCCGCCGAGGTGCTTGGCACCCACACCCGCGAGGTGCCCGACTTCCCGACGCCGGGAGTCGTCTTCAAGGACCTGAGCCCGCTCTTTCGCGACCCGGAGGCGTTCGCCACGGTGCTGGCCGACATCGGCGACCGGTGGCGCGGCAAGGTCGACGTCGTCGCCGGCATCGAGGCGCGCGGCTTCATCATCGGCGCACCGCTGGCGCAGGCGATGGGCGTCGGGTTCGTGCCGATCCGCAAGGCCGGCAAGCTGCCGGGGGAGACGCACACCCGCTCCTACGACCTGGAGTACGGCGAGGCGACCATCGAGGTCGCGGCCGATGCGTTCGTGCCCGGCTGCACGGTGCTGCTCGTCGACGACGTGCTGGCGACCGGCGGAACCGCCGCCGCAGCAGCGGAACTCATCGAGCGGGCCGGTGCGCGGGTGACCGCGCTGGAGGTGCTGCTGGAGCTGTCGTTCCTGCACGGCCGGGAGAGGTTGCCCGGGCGTGAGCTGCACGCCATACAGGTCGACTGA
- a CDS encoding RelA/SpoT family protein yields the protein MSQDERVGGASSSASRVRARLVRFGAPRPATNRELEPLLATVRATHPKADLGIIDRAYTVAEEAHRGQLRKSGDPYITHPLAVATILAELGMTPPTLAAALLHDTVEDTSYGLAQLRQEFGDEIAMLVDGVTKLDKVTYGDAAQAETVRKMVIAMARDIRVLVIKLADRLHNARTWRYVSAESAQRKATETLEIYAPLAHRLGMNTIKWELEDLSFATLYPKVYDEIARLVADRAPAREEYLRQVREQVTADLRAAKIKATVTGRPKHYYSVYQKMIVRGRDFEDIYDLVAVRVLVESVRDCYAVLGTLHTRWSPLPGRFKDYIAMPKFNMYQSLHTTVIGPGGKPVEIQIRTFAMHRRAEYGVAAHWKYKEDAKKVAGDTGSDAGPVNDMSWLRQLLDWQRETADPGEFLESLRFDVGSREVYVFTPKGSVIGLPAGSTPVDFAYAVHTEVGHHTIGGRVNGRLVPLESPLENGDVVEILTSKADGAGPSRDWLTFVKSPRARNKIRQWFSKERREEAIENGKDALARTIRKKGMGIQRLMSHETLTSVAEQLKYRDIDALYAAVGDGHVSPEHVVKQLVSMLGGEDGTTEDLAEATNPMGRNRRASASDPGVTVVGTDDVWVKLARCCTPVPGDDIIGFVTTGNGVSVHRRDCTNAEQLLAQPERLLNVAWAPSAASVFLVQLQVEALDRNALLSDVTRVLSEQHVNILSASVQTTRNRVAISKFTFEMGDPSHLDHVIKAVRKIDGVFDVYRITGSGHRRDEPQRAAADN from the coding sequence ATGAGTCAGGACGAACGCGTCGGCGGGGCAAGCTCTTCGGCCTCCCGGGTGCGGGCCAGACTCGTCCGGTTCGGGGCGCCGCGCCCGGCCACCAACCGTGAGCTGGAGCCGCTGCTCGCCACCGTGCGGGCCACCCACCCGAAGGCCGATCTCGGCATCATCGACCGCGCCTACACGGTCGCCGAGGAGGCGCATCGCGGGCAGTTGCGCAAGAGCGGCGACCCCTACATCACCCACCCGCTCGCGGTGGCGACCATCCTCGCCGAGCTCGGCATGACGCCGCCGACGCTCGCCGCGGCCCTGCTGCACGACACCGTGGAGGACACGTCATACGGCCTGGCGCAGTTGCGGCAGGAGTTCGGCGACGAGATCGCGATGCTGGTCGACGGCGTCACCAAGCTCGACAAGGTGACCTACGGCGACGCCGCCCAGGCCGAGACCGTCCGCAAGATGGTCATCGCGATGGCCCGCGACATCCGGGTGCTGGTGATCAAGCTCGCCGACCGGCTGCACAACGCCCGCACCTGGCGCTACGTGTCGGCCGAGTCCGCGCAGCGCAAGGCCACCGAGACGCTCGAGATCTACGCGCCGCTCGCGCACCGGCTCGGCATGAACACCATCAAGTGGGAGCTGGAGGACCTGTCCTTCGCGACCCTCTATCCCAAGGTGTATGACGAGATCGCCCGCCTGGTCGCCGACCGTGCGCCGGCCCGCGAGGAGTATCTGCGGCAGGTGCGCGAGCAGGTCACCGCCGACCTGCGCGCGGCGAAGATCAAGGCGACGGTCACCGGCCGGCCGAAGCACTACTACTCCGTCTACCAGAAGATGATCGTCCGCGGCCGCGACTTCGAGGACATCTACGACCTGGTGGCGGTGCGGGTGCTGGTGGAGTCGGTGCGCGACTGCTACGCGGTGCTCGGCACCCTGCACACGCGATGGAGCCCGCTGCCCGGGCGGTTCAAGGACTACATCGCGATGCCGAAGTTCAACATGTACCAGTCGCTGCACACGACGGTCATCGGTCCCGGCGGCAAGCCGGTGGAGATCCAGATCCGCACCTTCGCGATGCACCGCCGCGCCGAATACGGTGTCGCGGCGCACTGGAAGTACAAGGAGGACGCCAAGAAGGTCGCCGGCGACACCGGCAGCGACGCCGGGCCGGTCAACGACATGTCCTGGCTGCGGCAGCTGCTGGACTGGCAGCGCGAGACCGCCGACCCGGGGGAGTTCCTGGAGTCCCTGCGCTTCGACGTCGGCTCGCGCGAGGTCTACGTCTTCACCCCCAAGGGCTCGGTCATCGGTCTGCCGGCGGGGTCGACGCCGGTCGACTTCGCCTACGCGGTGCACACCGAGGTCGGGCACCACACGATCGGCGGCCGGGTCAACGGCCGCCTGGTGCCGCTGGAGTCGCCGCTGGAGAACGGCGACGTCGTCGAGATCCTCACCTCGAAGGCCGACGGCGCCGGGCCGAGCCGCGATTGGCTGACCTTCGTCAAGAGCCCGCGCGCCCGCAACAAGATCCGCCAGTGGTTCTCCAAGGAGCGCCGCGAGGAGGCGATCGAGAACGGCAAGGACGCCCTCGCCCGCACGATCCGCAAGAAGGGCATGGGCATCCAGCGGCTGATGTCGCACGAGACCCTGACGTCGGTCGCCGAGCAGCTGAAGTATCGCGACATCGACGCCTTGTATGCCGCCGTCGGCGACGGCCACGTGTCGCCGGAACACGTTGTCAAACAACTGGTTTCGATGCTCGGCGGCGAGGACGGCACGACCGAGGACCTCGCCGAGGCGACCAACCCGATGGGCCGCAACCGGCGCGCGTCGGCGAGCGATCCCGGCGTCACCGTGGTCGGCACCGACGACGTGTGGGTCAAGCTCGCGCGGTGCTGCACCCCGGTGCCCGGCGACGACATCATCGGCTTCGTGACGACCGGCAACGGCGTGTCGGTGCACCGCCGTGACTGCACCAACGCCGAGCAGCTGCTGGCCCAGCCCGAGCGGCTGCTCAACGTCGCGTGGGCGCCGTCGGCGGCATCGGTCTTCCTGGTGCAGCTGCAAGTCGAGGCGCTGGACCGCAACGCGCTGCTCTCCGATGTGACCCGGGTGCTGTCCGAGCAGCACGTCAACATCCTCTCGGCGTCGGTGCAGACCACCCGCAACCGGGTGGCTATCTCGAAGTTCACCTTCGAGATGGGCGACCCCAGCCACCTCGACCACGTGATCAAGGCGGTCCGCAAGATCGACGGCGTCTTCGACGTCTACCGGATCACCGGCTCCGGTCACCGCCGCGACGAGCCGCAGCGCGCCGCCGCCGACAACTGA